One Pogoniulus pusillus isolate bPogPus1 chromosome 22, bPogPus1.pri, whole genome shotgun sequence DNA segment encodes these proteins:
- the LOC135185084 gene encoding protocadherin beta-16-like, whose protein sequence is MAWNGRRSGGSPRQVIVFLLCVCVWQSAAESLRYSLAEEMERDSLVGNIAQDLGLAPSQLAARKARVVSEGSQQLFRLNPSSGVLTAKESLDREEICPQSETCTLFFTLFLDNPLQLIRGEVEVVDVNDNSPTFSEKEMVFEIPETTSPGSRFLLDTAQDADAGSNGLQNYILGSNSHFSLSLGTEKDGAKFAELLLDQQLDREEQKELSLLITAIDGGSPPRSGTAQIRIVVLDTNDNTPMFSQEVYEVRLPENSPPGQLVARVLATDPDEGSYGKVRYTFTQLSKGSAQLFDLNPDTGEVLVVGNLDFEDTKNHKMVIKATDGGGNSAHCKVQVEVVDVNDNAPEIALTSHTASIPEDAPPRTLVALFSVQDRDDGDNGRTECIIDGDLPFTLTPTFNNYYELRTSAALDRETRAEYNLSIRATDWGQPRLSALESLWVQVGDVNDNAPAFSQELYSLWVTENNRPMVRIGRVQASDADAGSNARVQYALVRGEGAEQPALSVNAESGEVYVVRALDYERLRALEMRVRATDGGWPALSAQAVLRVLVRDENDNAPVVLHPGGESGAGAGELVPRWAPAGYLVAKVVAVDADAGQNAWLSYELAKATEPGLFRLGPHSGELRTARAVAERDAPRHSLVVLVRDRGQPPRSASATLAVALLRDFSDAHASLAHDPPPHEPDHTLTLYLIACLACVSALCLATGLAALLTKLRRDRRKRAEPLPTFPTAVPDSDAGSLPRSLVYDVCLATGTLSSDFHFLGPLLPCFPAGVTPGVAPQRSSVCSQESSRLGEGGDRTAQGRAPLSEGTGPTPTEGGCAANGGGATCQF, encoded by the exons ATGGCGTGGAACGGGAGACGGAGCGGAGGCAGCCCCAGGCAAGTGATCGTCTTCCTTCTGTGCGTTTGCGTGTGGCAGAGCGCGGCCGAAAGCCTCCGCTATTCTCTGgcggaggagatggagagggactcGTTGGTGGGCAATATCGCGCAGGACCTGGGGCTTGCTCCGAGCCAGCTGGCGGCTCGCAAGGCGCGCGTTGTGTCCGAGGGGAGCCAGCAGCTTTTCCGCCTGAACCCGAGCAGCGGAGTGCTGACGGCCAAGGAGTCTCTGGACCGAGAGGAGATCTGTCCGCAGAGCGAGACCTGCACGCTCTTTTTCACGCTTTTCTTGGACAATCCTTTACAGTTAATCCgaggtgaggtggaggttgttGACGTGAACGACAACTCCCCTACATTCTCCGAGAAGGAGATGGTTTTTGAGATCCCCGAAACCACATCTCCTGGGTCCCGTTTCCTTCTGGACACTGCTCAAGACGCTGATGCAGGCAGTAATGGCTTACAGAATTACATTCTTGGTTCCAATTCtcatttctccctctctcttggAACGGAGAAAGACGGAGCAAAATTTGCCGAGCTCCTTCTAGACCAGCAACTAGACCgagaagagcagaaggagctgagtTTACTCATTACCGCCATCGACGGAGGCTCACCACCCAGATCTGGAACGGCTCAGATCCGGATAGTGGTGCTGGATACCAATGACAACACCCCCATGTTCAGTCAGGAGGTATACGAGGTGCGTCTGCCCGAGAACAGCCCCCCAGGGCAACTGGTGGCCAGAGTCCTGGCAACGGATCCTGACGAAGGGTCCTACGGGAAAGTCCGGTACACCTTTACACAGCTATCGAAAGGTTCGGCACAGCTTTTTGATCTTAATCCTGACACGGGTGAGGTTTTGGTTGTGGGCAACCTGGACTTTGAGGACACGAAAAACCACAAGATGGTGATAAAAGCCACAGATGGCGGTGGTAATTCTGCTCATTGCAAAGTGCAGGTGGAGGTCGTGGATGTGAACGACAATGCCCCGGAGATAGCTCTGACCTCACACACTGCCTCCATTCCCGAGGACGCTCCGCCACGCACCCTGGTGGCACTCTTCAGCGTGCAGGACAGGGACGACGGCGACAACGGCAGAACAGAGTGCATCATCGATGGGGACTTGCCCTTCACTCTCACACCCACTTTCAACAATTACTACGAGCTGAGAACCAGCGCGGCGCTGGACAGGGAGACGAGGGCAGAGTACAACCTCAGCATCCGAGCGACGGACTGGGGCCAGCCGCGCCTGAGCGCCCTTGAAAGCCTGTGGGTGCAGGTGGGGGACGTGAACGACAACGCCCCCGCCTTCAGCCAGGAGCTGTACAGCCTGTGGGTGACGGAGAACAACAGGCCGATGGTGCGCATCGGGCGCGTGCAGGCGAGCGACGCGGACGCGGGCAGCAACGCGCGCGTGCAGTACGCGCTGGTGCGCGGGGAGGGCGCGGAGCAGCCCGCGCTGTCGGTGAACGCGGAGAGCGGCGAGGTGTACGTGGTGCGGGCGCTGGACTACGAGCGGCTGCGCGCCTTGGAGATGCGGGTGCGCGCCACGGACGGCGGCTGGCCGGCGCTGAGCGCGCAGGCGGTGCTGCGCGTGCTGGTGCGCGACGAGAACGACAACGCGCCGGTGGTGCTGCACCCGGGCGGCGAGAGCGGCGCGGGCGCGGGCGAGCTGGTGCCGCGCTGGGCGCCGGCGGGCTACCTGGTGGCCAAGGTGGTGGCGGTGGACGCGGACGCGGGCCAGAACGCCTGGCTGTCGTACGAGCTGGCCAAGGCCACGGAGCCGGGGCTCTTCCGCCTCGGGCCGCACAGCGGCGAGCTGCGCACGGCCAGGGCCGTGGCCGAGCGCGACGCGCCCCGACACAGCCTCGTCGTGCTCGTGCGAGACCGCGGCCAGCCGCCGCGCTCGGCCAGCGCCACCCTCGCCGTCGCCCTGCTCCGCGACTTCTCCGACGCCCACGCAAGCCTCGCCCACGACCCGCCGCCCCACGAGCCCGACCACACGCTCACGCTCTACCTCATCGCCTGCCTGGCCTGCGTCTCCGCGCTCTGCCTGGCCACCGGCCTGGCCGCGCTGCTCACGAAGCTGCGGCGGGACCGGCGCAAGCGCGCCGAGCCCTTGCCCACCTTCCCGACGGCTGTGCCCGACAGCGACGCGGGCTCCCTTCCCCGCAGCCTGGTCTACGACGTCTGCTTGGCCACCGGCACCCTGAGCAGCGACTTTCACTTCCTCGGCCCTCTCTTGCCTTGCTTCCCTGCGGGGGTGACTCCTGGTGTGGCCCCACAGCGGAGCTCGGTGTGCTCGCAAGAGTCGTCGAGACTCGGGGAAGGAGGCGACAGGACTGCACAG ggcagagctcctcTCTCTGAAGGCACAGGTCCCACTCCCACTGAAGGAGGTTGTGCTGCGAACGGAGGTGGAGCTACATGTCAGTTCTGA